A genomic region of Nitrospinota bacterium contains the following coding sequences:
- a CDS encoding HigA family addiction module antidote protein, whose protein sequence is MVETSPNYEPDYAVPPGETLGETLEAIGMSQAELAQRMGRPKKTINGIIMGTTAITPETSIQLERVLGIPCGFWTNLERNYQDAIAKNNERSALGKETGFLNDVPYRELAQRGWIADYRNPVEKLQEIMDFFGVASPKECVEIWNRPEIAFRHSQAFKSDRWALAAWLRKGQLEAQTTNVPDFDGGSFKGVLREIRGLTKEKAWKFEPALKEYCANNGVVLALVQELKNTRVHGATHWFAGKPVIQLTLRYKTDDQFWFSFFHEAGHILLHGRKEIFVEKNIGGSLEKEEKEANLFASNLLIPKAYYEPFKRKGLFTRKGIMEFSSGMGIAPGIVVGRLQHDGLIPYRSNLNYLKKTFEWACNG, encoded by the coding sequence ATGGTTGAGACATCCCCGAATTATGAGCCTGATTACGCCGTACCGCCAGGCGAGACGCTGGGTGAGACCCTTGAGGCCATTGGTATGTCACAGGCGGAACTGGCCCAGCGCATGGGGCGGCCAAAAAAGACGATTAACGGCATAATAATGGGGACTACGGCCATAACGCCGGAAACCTCCATTCAGCTTGAGCGGGTTCTTGGGATACCTTGCGGGTTTTGGACAAATCTGGAGCGGAATTACCAGGACGCCATCGCCAAAAACAACGAGCGTTCCGCGCTGGGAAAGGAAACCGGTTTTTTGAATGATGTCCCATACCGCGAATTAGCGCAACGCGGATGGATTGCGGATTATCGTAATCCTGTTGAGAAGCTCCAGGAAATCATGGATTTTTTTGGTGTGGCCTCGCCCAAGGAATGCGTTGAAATATGGAACAGGCCGGAAATAGCTTTTCGCCACTCACAAGCGTTTAAAAGTGATAGATGGGCGCTTGCGGCATGGCTTCGTAAAGGCCAGTTGGAGGCGCAAACAACAAACGTTCCAGACTTCGATGGGGGTTCTTTTAAGGGGGTTCTTCGTGAAATAAGGGGTTTAACTAAAGAAAAGGCCTGGAAGTTCGAGCCCGCTTTAAAGGAATATTGCGCTAACAATGGCGTGGTGCTGGCTCTGGTTCAGGAATTAAAGAACACCAGGGTTCACGGCGCGACGCATTGGTTTGCCGGGAAACCGGTTATCCAGCTTACTTTGCGTTATAAAACGGATGATCAATTCTGGTTTTCTTTCTTTCATGAGGCTGGGCATATATTGCTACATGGAAGAAAGGAAATATTTGTTGAGAAAAATATCGGGGGATCTTTGGAAAAAGAAGAAAAAGAGGCCAATCTTTTCGCTTCTAATTTGTTAATCCCCAAAGCGTATTATGAACCATTCAAAAGAAAAGGGCTTTTTACCAGAAAAGGAATAATGGAGTTTTCATCCGGAATGGGTATAGCTCCAGGGATAGTGGTGGGAAGGTTACAACATGATGGATTAATCCCCTATAGATCAAACTTGAATTATCTGAAGAAAACATTTGAATGGGCCTGCAATGGGTAA
- the galE gene encoding UDP-glucose 4-epimerase GalE, with protein sequence MTVKGTVLVTGGAGYIGSHCALYLRENGWETVILDNLSTGHKESALGQRLVVGDVGDGALLDSVFKTRSISAVMHFAASAYVGESVTDPAKYYRNNVVNGLALLDAMRRNGVSNLVFSSTCAVYGNPERTPLTETHPKAPISPYGFSKLAFERMAEDFSSAYGLKPVFLRYFNAAGADPEGRLGENHDPETHLIPLAIQAALGRRGPVTVFGADYPTPDGTCVRDYVHVMDLADAHLKAMEHLLNGGAPSAFNLGSGTGYSVREVVAMVEKVGGKSVPVIEGPRRAGDPPALVASSARALETLGWKPRYAELEAIVKTAYEWHKKQVGSF encoded by the coding sequence ATGACCGTTAAGGGAACCGTTCTTGTCACCGGCGGGGCCGGATATATAGGGAGCCATTGCGCCCTTTATCTGCGGGAAAACGGATGGGAGACTGTAATCCTCGACAACCTTTCCACCGGACACAAGGAATCGGCGCTGGGGCAAAGGCTTGTGGTGGGCGACGTGGGGGACGGAGCCCTGCTGGACAGCGTATTCAAGACGCGCTCCATATCGGCGGTGATGCATTTTGCGGCCAGCGCTTACGTGGGTGAGTCTGTCACGGACCCGGCCAAGTATTACCGCAACAACGTGGTCAACGGCCTGGCCCTGCTGGACGCCATGAGGCGCAACGGCGTTTCAAACCTTGTGTTTTCCTCCACCTGCGCCGTGTATGGAAATCCGGAGCGGACGCCTTTGACGGAAACCCACCCCAAGGCCCCCATAAGCCCATACGGTTTCTCCAAGCTGGCGTTTGAACGGATGGCGGAGGATTTTTCCAGCGCATACGGCCTTAAACCGGTGTTCCTGCGCTATTTCAACGCCGCCGGGGCCGACCCGGAAGGAAGGCTTGGTGAAAACCACGACCCGGAAACCCATCTTATCCCGCTGGCCATCCAGGCCGCCCTGGGCCGGCGCGGGCCGGTAACCGTGTTCGGCGCGGACTATCCAACCCCCGACGGAACCTGCGTCAGGGATTATGTGCATGTTATGGACCTGGCAGACGCGCATCTAAAAGCCATGGAGCATTTGTTAAACGGCGGCGCGCCCTCCGCGTTCAACCTTGGCTCGGGAACCGGCTATTCCGTGCGGGAGGTGGTAGCCATGGTGGAGAAAGTTGGCGGGAAATCCGTGCCGGTCATTGAGGGGCCCAGACGGGCGGGAGACCCTCCGGCGCTGGTGGCCTCATCGGCCAGGGCGCTGGAAACGCTAGGCTGGAAACCGCGATACGCGGAGCTTGAAGCCATAGTTAAAACAGCGTACGAGTGGCATAAGAAACAGGTTGGAAGTTTTTAA
- a CDS encoding type II toxin-antitoxin system RelE/ParE family toxin — protein sequence MRKICSSERESIRSLGDTRAKKLKLRLVQLQAAENLAEMRLLPAARLHSLKGEMEGKFAVDLNHPFRLVFESAHNPAPTLPDVSPDYRKITKISILDIVDYHG from the coding sequence ATGAGGAAGATATGTTCTTCCGAGCGGGAGTCAATCAGATCACTTGGAGATACGCGCGCTAAAAAACTGAAATTGCGGCTTGTTCAATTACAGGCGGCGGAAAATCTGGCTGAAATGAGGTTGTTACCGGCGGCAAGATTGCATTCTTTGAAGGGTGAAATGGAAGGTAAATTTGCCGTTGACCTTAATCATCCATTTCGTCTGGTTTTTGAGTCCGCGCATAATCCAGCGCCCACATTGCCTGACGTTTCACCGGATTATAGGAAAATAACGAAAATCAGCATTTTGGATATAGTGGATTACCATGGTTGA